A section of the Citrobacter farmeri genome encodes:
- the mdtM gene encoding multidrug efflux MFS transporter MdtM, which translates to MIEFFKRHATTLFFPMALILYDFAAYLSTDLIQPGIINVVREFDADVSLAPAAVSLYLAGGMVLQWLLGPLSDRIGRRPVLVTGALIFALACTATLFTTSMTQFLVARVVQGTSICFIATVGYVTVQEAFGQTKAIKLMAIITSIVLVAPIIGPLSGAALMHFVHWKVLFAIIAVMGFIAFMGLLLAMPETVQRGAVPFSAISVIRDFRDVFRNRVFLFGVATISLSYIPMMSWVAVSPVILIDAGGMTSSQFAWVQVPVFGAVIVANMVIARFVKDPTDPRFIWRAIPIQLSGLFVLIAGNLIWPHVWLWSVLGTSLYAFGIGLIFPTLFRFTLFTNNLPKGTVSASLNMVILAVMAVSVEIGRGLWFNGGRIPFHLLGVIAGVAVVFTLKGLLTRVRQYHATELATEK; encoded by the coding sequence ATTATTGAGTTTTTCAAGCGGCACGCCACGACGCTGTTCTTTCCGATGGCGCTGATTCTGTATGATTTTGCCGCCTATCTGTCAACAGACCTGATTCAGCCGGGCATCATCAACGTCGTGCGAGAGTTTGATGCCGATGTCAGCCTGGCACCGGCTGCGGTCAGTCTCTATCTCGCGGGTGGGATGGTGCTGCAATGGCTGCTGGGGCCGCTTTCCGACCGGATCGGGCGGCGTCCGGTACTGGTCACCGGGGCGCTCATTTTTGCCCTCGCCTGTACCGCCACGCTGTTCACCACCTCAATGACACAGTTCCTGGTGGCGCGCGTGGTACAGGGCACCAGCATCTGCTTTATCGCGACGGTCGGCTATGTCACGGTACAGGAGGCGTTCGGACAGACGAAAGCCATCAAACTGATGGCGATCATCACCTCTATTGTCCTGGTAGCGCCAATCATCGGCCCGCTTTCCGGCGCGGCGCTGATGCACTTCGTCCACTGGAAGGTGCTGTTTGCCATTATTGCGGTGATGGGCTTTATCGCCTTTATGGGCCTGTTGCTGGCGATGCCGGAAACGGTCCAGCGCGGCGCGGTGCCGTTTAGCGCGATTAGCGTTATACGCGATTTTCGCGATGTTTTTCGCAACCGGGTGTTCCTCTTTGGGGTCGCCACGATCTCGCTGAGTTACATCCCGATGATGAGTTGGGTCGCCGTTTCCCCGGTGATCCTGATCGACGCGGGCGGCATGACGTCCTCACAGTTCGCCTGGGTACAGGTCCCGGTGTTCGGGGCGGTGATCGTCGCCAACATGGTCATTGCTCGTTTTGTGAAAGATCCGACCGACCCGCGCTTTATCTGGCGTGCGATACCCATTCAGCTCAGCGGCCTGTTTGTCCTGATTGCCGGTAACCTGATCTGGCCTCACGTGTGGCTGTGGTCGGTGCTGGGCACCAGCCTGTATGCATTTGGTATCGGGCTTATCTTCCCGACGCTGTTTCGCTTCACGCTGTTTACCAACAACCTGCCGAAAGGAACCGTGTCGGCCTCGCTGAACATGGTCATCCTGGCGGTGATGGCCGTTTCCGTCGAAATCGGTCGCGGACTGTGGTTTAACGGCGGTCGGATCCCGTTTCACCTGCTGGGGGTGATTGCGGGAGTGGCGGTGGTATTCACATTGAAAGGGTTGTTAACGCGAGTGCGTCAGTATCACGCAACGGAACTGGCAACAGAGAAGTAA